A window of Verrucomicrobiia bacterium contains these coding sequences:
- a CDS encoding MoxR family ATPase — translation MSTEEQIASFRDKFDRMKAEIGKVIVGHDAIVEGTLTALLGGGNLLLEGVPGLGKTLLVRTLSEVLELSFNRIQFTPDLMPADILGTNLVVETPDGRKEFQFQRGPIFAHLVLADEINRATPKTQSALLEAMQERQVTAGGAVRKLVEPFFVLATQNPIDQEGTYPLPEAQLDRFFFKLLVGYPTAEDLTEVLNRTTEGYKAHIEKVIDGATLMEMQGLVRQVPVATHVKDYAVRLILATHPKTDTAAAITNQYLRFGSSPRGAQTLLLAAKVKALTMGRFNVSFDDITAVIHPTLRHRLILNFEAEAEGITTDHIITQILKEVPKDAAVAA, via the coding sequence ATGAGTACTGAGGAGCAAATCGCGTCGTTCCGGGACAAGTTTGACCGGATGAAAGCGGAGATCGGTAAAGTCATCGTGGGACACGATGCGATCGTGGAGGGAACGCTGACGGCACTTTTGGGCGGAGGCAATCTGCTGCTGGAAGGTGTGCCGGGCCTGGGCAAAACACTTTTGGTGCGCACCTTGAGCGAAGTGTTGGAGCTGTCGTTCAACCGCATCCAGTTCACGCCGGACCTGATGCCCGCGGATATCTTGGGCACCAACCTCGTCGTGGAAACTCCTGATGGACGGAAGGAATTTCAATTTCAACGCGGACCGATCTTCGCACATCTGGTGCTGGCGGATGAGATCAATCGCGCGACGCCGAAAACACAGTCGGCCTTGCTCGAAGCGATGCAAGAGCGGCAGGTGACGGCGGGTGGCGCGGTGCGAAAACTCGTCGAGCCGTTCTTCGTGCTGGCGACGCAAAATCCGATCGACCAAGAGGGAACGTATCCGCTGCCGGAAGCGCAGTTAGACCGTTTTTTCTTCAAGCTGCTGGTTGGTTATCCTACGGCGGAAGACCTTACCGAAGTGCTGAACCGCACGACGGAAGGTTATAAGGCGCACATCGAGAAAGTCATTGATGGTGCGACGCTGATGGAGATGCAGGGACTGGTGCGGCAGGTGCCGGTGGCGACGCATGTGAAGGATTACGCGGTGCGACTCATCCTGGCGACGCATCCGAAGACGGACACGGCAGCGGCGATCACGAACCAATATCTGAGGTTCGGCAGCAGTCCGCGTGGCGCGCAAACACTCTTGCTCGCGGCGAAGGTGAAGGCGCTGACGATGGGGCGGTTCAATGTGAGCTTCGATGACATCACGGCAGTGATCCACCCGACGTTGCGGCATCGCCTGATCTTGAATTTCGAGGCGGAGGCGGAAGGCATCACCACGGACCACATCATCACGCAAATCCTGAAGGAAGTGCCGAAGGATGCGGCGGTGGCGGCTTAA
- a CDS encoding DUF58 domain-containing protein, whose translation MSQPLITAELLRRLEQLQLLARRRSKSTVRGERRSKARGQSVEFADHRNYVSGDDLRYLDWNLYGRLDKLFLKLYEEERELPVTIFLDCSESMAFGEPNKFHFARQLAAAIGYVALCGFDRVSVRTFPDNPAESAYRQSLLSVRGRKSSLQYFRNLAHLTAKGTADFNGALRRGALEARTTGVAVVLSDFLDPQGYEAGLTSLIGRGFQVNAVQILSPEEISPTNFGDLRLIDAETGAQTEVTFGRYRLEQYQQMVENFRQKLREYCAGRGISIFTASSADSLEQLLLKQLREAEVWG comes from the coding sequence ATGTCGCAACCGCTCATCACTGCTGAACTTTTGCGCCGGCTGGAACAGCTCCAGTTGCTGGCGCGGCGGCGTTCCAAGAGCACGGTGCGCGGTGAGCGGCGCAGCAAGGCACGCGGTCAATCGGTGGAGTTCGCGGACCATCGCAATTACGTCTCCGGCGATGACTTGCGGTATCTGGATTGGAATCTCTATGGCCGCCTGGACAAGCTCTTCCTGAAACTCTACGAGGAAGAACGCGAACTGCCGGTGACGATCTTCTTGGATTGCAGTGAATCGATGGCATTCGGTGAACCGAACAAATTCCATTTCGCACGGCAACTGGCGGCAGCGATCGGTTACGTGGCCTTGTGCGGGTTCGATCGCGTGAGTGTGCGGACGTTCCCGGACAATCCGGCGGAGTCAGCTTATCGGCAATCGCTGCTCTCGGTGCGCGGACGTAAATCCAGTCTGCAATACTTCCGCAACCTCGCGCACCTCACGGCGAAGGGCACGGCGGATTTTAATGGCGCATTGCGTCGCGGTGCGTTGGAAGCACGCACAACCGGTGTGGCCGTGGTGCTCAGTGATTTTCTCGATCCGCAAGGGTATGAAGCGGGGCTGACTTCTTTGATCGGACGCGGCTTTCAGGTTAATGCAGTGCAAATCCTTTCGCCGGAAGAGATCTCGCCGACGAACTTTGGTGACTTGCGATTGATCGATGCGGAGACGGGGGCGCAGACAGAAGTGACATTTGGGCGTTACCGCTTGGAGCAGTATCAGCAGATGGTGGAAAACTTCCGGCAGAAGCTGCGGGAGTATTGCGCGGGACGGGGCATCAGCATCTTCACGGCGAGTTCGGCGGATTCATTGGAGCAATTGCTGCTCAAGCAACTGCGCGAAGCGGAGGTGTGGGGATGA
- a CDS encoding VWA domain-containing protein: protein MNFLAPFAFLFAATLPVVIVFYMLKRRRTVRLVSSTILWQKFLAETQANAPFQKLRNNWLLLLQLLLLALAVFALARPYFAATTQEPGLVVVILDGSASMQARDESPTRFEAARKEALKLVDGLKDTDQMIVVLSAGNTVVRQSPTAEKTTLRRALEECQPGDTPTRVEEAFKLAQTLSKNRSNVEVHFFSDGAIPAAENLTAIKLPVVYHQFGKRANNAGITAMDVRPHPEDPSQRVVFASVFNASTNAQTVSAELRFNGQFIDSKVLNLPAREAASTVFAAEQKQSGTYTLKLKADDDLAVDNEVSIISKMPRPVKVLLVSVGNRFMESAIRVLPNVEVSTASQLTAGGKGYDIVVLDRVTPVTQPEVNTLAWNIGNTNWFESWRTVENPVVVDWNANHPLMRFVTFDNVRVYQTLGVKAPKWGLVLVEAQQTPLLIAGEKGRQRLVWVGFDSLESEWPLRNSFIIFMANSMDWLNPQQTDASQFTLQAGTAFRQPLFATVDSATVTLPKGDKKEVKLGEQAKEFIWGETYRVGSYKVNHGTNEMAFTVNLMDPAESDITPRSQVPVGAAGSVTATNSIRANLEYWRWFVMAALGVLLFEWWYYHRRTV from the coding sequence ATGAATTTTCTGGCTCCATTCGCGTTCCTGTTCGCGGCCACGCTGCCGGTGGTCATCGTGTTTTACATGCTCAAGCGGCGTCGCACGGTGCGGCTCGTCTCGAGCACGATCCTCTGGCAGAAGTTCCTCGCGGAAACACAGGCGAATGCACCGTTCCAGAAGCTGAGGAACAACTGGTTGTTGCTCTTGCAACTGTTGCTGCTCGCGCTGGCGGTGTTTGCTTTGGCGCGACCTTACTTTGCGGCGACGACGCAGGAGCCTGGCTTAGTGGTAGTGATCCTTGATGGCTCGGCCTCCATGCAGGCAAGGGATGAATCGCCTACGCGCTTTGAAGCGGCGCGCAAGGAAGCGTTAAAGCTGGTTGATGGTTTGAAGGATACGGATCAGATGATCGTGGTGCTGTCCGCGGGTAATACGGTGGTGCGGCAATCACCCACGGCGGAGAAGACGACGTTGCGGCGCGCGTTAGAGGAATGTCAGCCGGGTGATACGCCGACGCGGGTTGAAGAGGCGTTCAAGCTGGCGCAAACGCTGTCCAAGAATCGTTCGAATGTGGAAGTGCATTTCTTTTCCGATGGCGCGATACCGGCAGCGGAGAATCTCACAGCGATCAAGTTGCCAGTCGTTTATCACCAGTTCGGCAAACGTGCGAACAATGCGGGAATCACGGCGATGGATGTGCGGCCGCATCCGGAAGATCCCTCGCAGCGCGTGGTGTTCGCGAGCGTGTTCAATGCTTCGACGAATGCGCAAACGGTGAGCGCGGAACTGCGGTTCAACGGACAGTTCATCGACAGCAAGGTGTTGAACCTGCCTGCGCGTGAAGCAGCTTCCACGGTGTTCGCGGCTGAGCAGAAGCAGAGCGGGACTTACACACTCAAACTGAAAGCGGATGACGATCTGGCAGTGGACAATGAAGTGTCCATCATCAGCAAGATGCCGCGTCCGGTGAAGGTTTTGCTGGTGTCAGTGGGCAATCGTTTCATGGAAAGCGCCATACGCGTGCTCCCGAATGTGGAGGTCAGCACGGCTTCGCAACTGACGGCAGGTGGCAAAGGCTATGACATCGTGGTGCTGGACCGCGTGACGCCGGTCACGCAGCCCGAAGTGAACACGCTGGCGTGGAATATCGGGAACACGAACTGGTTCGAATCTTGGCGCACGGTGGAGAATCCGGTGGTGGTGGACTGGAACGCGAATCATCCGCTGATGCGGTTCGTCACGTTTGACAATGTGCGCGTTTATCAAACGCTGGGAGTTAAGGCGCCAAAGTGGGGCTTGGTGCTGGTGGAAGCACAGCAGACGCCGTTGCTCATCGCCGGTGAAAAAGGCCGTCAGCGTCTGGTCTGGGTGGGATTTGATTCCTTGGAGAGCGAGTGGCCGTTGCGTAACTCGTTCATCATATTCATGGCGAACTCGATGGATTGGCTGAACCCGCAGCAGACAGATGCGAGCCAGTTCACTTTGCAAGCGGGCACGGCGTTCCGTCAGCCGTTGTTTGCGACGGTGGATTCAGCGACGGTGACTTTGCCCAAGGGGGATAAGAAAGAAGTGAAGCTGGGCGAGCAGGCGAAGGAGTTCATCTGGGGTGAAACGTACCGCGTGGGTTCCTACAAGGTGAACCATGGAACAAATGAGATGGCGTTCACCGTGAATTTGATGGACCCGGCGGAGAGTGATATTACGCCGCGCAGTCAGGTGCCAGTGGGAGCGGCGGGCTCGGTGACGGCGACGAATTCCATCCGGGCGAATCTCGAATATTGGCGCTGGTTCGTCATGGCCGCGCTGGGCGTGCTGCTGTTCGAGTGGTGGTACTATCATCGGAGGACCGTATGA